One Marasmius oreades isolate 03SP1 chromosome 2, whole genome shotgun sequence DNA segment encodes these proteins:
- a CDS encoding uncharacterized protein (BUSCO:EOG09260DUR) has product MSSSVTPTISTVPTITSSSSIPCEAAEGSASNTPLTPPTRPLARPRRPTRDLPPLPSDEPPVPSNGPRASSLIDNTLQHDFQEHADPSEILTPLRAHYLKKTLIHLQFQRELDAITTTTPNNISTFSYLGPPFTAPPRDAPPIDLPFLRFIFRQFVLTFPFMAAAPKDFYSEKLQPFIGAMLSRNLSPSSVFDDDSDAEKTSRLKLLTRIERNLSLFIGAATKLVEREEVVRLSQSDLDRIETLAKKREAKNLRRKEIFEVNIVSVRTVTDKGRMRSRMHEEFIIRTRRSNHPDWFVSRRYGDFRTLANELRKAHSQEEIPSPPPKNRTAVNAPTSPPPTTPACTERQTFGQQSWDEQSVGSPESYIFSPSQPTHPSLLSREKNRLTLRAYLHSLLSLPTTASSPVLRSFLLSGPTTLTSEELEDARWREEADKAREEGRKKFAAEIASRVDGLRSAVREVKGDVMGKDGLTTVFATIKVTPHVRDLPPNYQSVIEWARISLASTVFQQLVASDRASETFASLKRLHGLMPYFMLKTALKITNPIGMIRSVLDLFLAQPFGGRSLLQRMFTGSLTEEVKQLEEEIEAVKAKVEDPVMCEKIRQFVYASREIQTTYKSDAAAENLNLLTIILRSGDQPVLSRTQLHRVAKAHKAYVIYMRYRETLDDSDDDDGPQDDDGWLYEDLKVLGHLYSRLRDREQLIALIFEGFTAELLKDIITIFYAPLAQVYRAASISDSLGDLQNFINDLIRTVEQNEDLSQEDPDRTVQTFIDLIKRHEQSFYNFVHKVHSKGEGLFDSLMKWIELFLTVIREGIGSPLSLEFLLPYMGKERADILAEVDKVALYHYKLKVLYEDKIRRRFGRTRGQHDADAEDEATKALVEGVVGEISFGELAQGDAFDVAAEETDEDEDSSEYYSSSEDDPDESEEDESDDSSIPNSSRLRPARSDTSHRGPAPLHSPLRSNSRPPENQRSTSLRIPGRLKTSRSLISLTRPSRRSEDVPPVPSMPGTPRTPLRTAMSKPLPPSPVPKHPPNNNSGTSSPKLNKRKGRSLQPPELIHIPQLLPIFKEMMRPNLQPRQRTQ; this is encoded by the exons ATGTCGTCCTCGGTGACCCCCACGATATCGACGGTGCCTACCATCACTTCATCATCGTCCATTCCTTGCGAAGCTGCCGAAGGGAGCGCTTCCAACACTCCCCTTACGCCTCCAACCCGTCCTCTAGCCCGTCCTCGACGTCCCACCCGTGATCTTCCTCCCTTACCATCCGATGAACCACCTGTCCCAAGCAATGGCCCACGAGCTTCATCTCTCATAGATAACACATTGCAGCACGATTTTCAAGAACATGCTGACCCTTCAGAGATCCTAACGCCTCTACGTGCACATTACCTCAAGAAAACCTTAATCCACCTCCAATTCCAGCGGGAATTAGATGCTATCACTACCACCACACCCAATAACATATCTACATTTTCTTACCTCGGCCCACCTTTTACTGCTCCTCCCCGGGATGCCCCGCCGATCGATCTTCCTTTTCTGCGATTCATATTTCGCCAGTTTGTACTGACATTTCCCTTCATGGCCGCCGCACCGAAGGATTTCTACTCGGAAAAGCTTCAGCCCTTCATCGGTGCTATGCTTTCGCGCAATCTCTCGCCTTCTTCCGTGTTTGATGATGATTCAGATGCAGAGAAAACCTCACGACTGAAGCTGCTCACTCGCATAGAGAGAAATCTATCGTTGTTCATTGGCGCTGCTACGAAGCTAGTAGAACGGGAAGAAGTGGTGCGCCTCAGTCAGTCAGACCTCGACCGGATAGAAACATTGGCGAAGAAAAGAGAGGCGAAGAACTTGAGGCGGAAAGAAATCTTTGAAGTGAATATCGTCAGCGTTAGAACGGTGACAGATAAGGGCAGAATGCGCAGCCGAATGCATGAG GAATTTATTATCCGAACACGCAGATCCAATCATCCGGATTGGTTTGTTTCAAGAAGATACGGCGATTTTCGGACTCTCGCCAACGAG CTTAGAAAGGCCCACTCTCAAGAGGAAATACCCTCACCTCCACCTAAAAATCGTACCGCAGTCAACGCGCCAACTTCACCACCCCCAACAACTCCTGCCTGCACGGAGAGGCAGACGTTTGGCCAGCAGTCATGGGATGAACAATCAGTTGGATCACCCGAATCTTACATCTTCTCGCCTTCCCAACCGACGCATCCATCACTTCTTTCCAGGGAGAAGAATAGGCTTACATTGCGCGCCTACCTACATTCTCTACTCTCCTTACCTACCACCGCATCTTCCCCTGTCTTGAGATCCTTCCTTCTATCTGGCCCAACTACGCTAACTTCGGAAGAGCTTGAAGATGCAAGATGGAGAGAAGAGGCCGACAAAGCTAGggaggaagggaggaagaaattTGCTGCAGAAATTGCTAGTCGTGTGGACGGGCTACGTTCGGCTgttcgtgaagtcaaaggGGATGTCATGGGGAAAG ATGGCCTCACTACGGTTTTTGCTACGATTAAAGTGACCCCACATGTGCGAGATCTACCCCCAAATTACCAGAGTGTGATTGAGTGGGCTCGAATATC ATTGGCATCCACTGTATTCCAACAGCTAGTTGCTTCCGACAGAGCTTCGGAAACGTTCGCAAGTTTGAAGCGGTTACATGGCCTGATGCCATACTTCATGCTCAAAACTGCCCTCAAGATTACCAATCCCATCGGGATGATCCGTA GTGTTTTGGATCTTTTCCTTGCTCAACCCTTTGGTGGACGGAGTCTTTTGCAGAG AATGTTCACAGGCTCCTTAACAGAAGAGGTTAAGCAACTGGAAGAAGAAATTGAGGCTGTCAAGGCGAAAGTAGAGGATCCTGTCATGTGCGAAAAGATACGGCAATTTGTGTACGCTTCACGAGAAATTCAGACTACCTACAAGTCGGATGCTG CGGCTGAAAACCTCAACCTTCTTACAATCATACTTCGTTCTGGGGACCAGCCGGTTCTGTCGAGAACGCAACTACATCGAGTAGCCAAGGCGCACAAAGCTTATGTCATTTACATGCGATATCGGGAAACATTGGATGACtcagatgacgacgacggacCACAGGATGACGATGGATGGCTGTACGAAGATCTCAAAGTGCTGGGCCATCTCTATTCGCGACTGAGAGACAGAGAACAGTTGATTGCTCTCATCTTTGAA GGTTTTACTGCAGAGCTTCTGAAGGATATCATCACGATATTCTATGCACCACTGGCCCAGGTATACCGTGCTGCAAGTATATCGGACTCTCTGGGAGACCTCCAGAACTTTATCAATGATCTCATTAGGACAGTGGAACAGAATGAAGATC TCTCGCAAGAAGATCCTGACCGGACGGTGCAGACATTCATAGATCTCATCAAACGCCACGAGCAATCCTTTTATAACTTTGTTCACAAAGTACACTCGAAAGGAGAAGGTCTATTCGACAGTCTCATGAAGTGGATAGAGCTCTTTCTCACCGTCATCAGAGAAGGAATTGGCTCCCCTCTTAGCTTGgagtttcttcttccctaCATGGGAAAGGAACGAGCTGATATCTTGGCCGAAGTGGACAAAGTCGCATTGTATCACTACAAGCTCAAAGTTCTCTACGAGGATAAGATCAGGCGGAGATTCGGTCGAACACGAGGACAACACGATGCCGAtgctgaagatgaagcaaCCAAAGCTCTAGTAGAGGGCGTTGTTGGAGAAATCAGCTTCGGAGAACTTGCTCAAGGCGATGCGTTTGATGTCGCTGCCGAGGAGacggatgaggatgaggattcgAGCGAGTATTATTCCAGTTCGGAAGATGACCCGGACGAAAGCGAGGAGGACGAAAGTGATGACTCGTCGATACCAAATTCATCCCGACTGAGGCCAGCACGGTCTGACACGTCGCATCGGGGACCAGCCCCACTGCACTCACCTCTACGCTCCAATTCTCGACCGCCTGAAAACCAGAGGTCTACTTCTCTGCGAATTCCAGGGCGTTTGAAGACCTCTCGTTCGTTGATATCACTGACTCGACCATCACGACGTAGTGAAGATGTTCCTCCAGTTCCCTCCATGCCTGGAACGCCCCGGACACCTCTGCGTACTGCCATGTCGAAACCTCTTCCCCCGAGCCCTGTACCCAAACACCCTCCCAACAACAATAGTGGAACTTCGTCGCCTAAACTTAACAAACGCAAGGGCAGAAGTTTGCAACCTCCCGAGCTAATTCATATACCGCAACTACTTCCGATCTTCAAGGAGATG ATGCGTCCGAACCTTCAGCCACGACAACGGACACAGTAG